From Daucus carota subsp. sativus chromosome 6, DH1 v3.0, whole genome shotgun sequence, the proteins below share one genomic window:
- the LOC108228174 gene encoding splicing factor Cactin — protein sequence MGSERSRHSRRRSRDSESSDDSEYERERDRKKKKKKITEDDIAEYLAKKAQKKAMKVAKKLKSQSVSGYANESNPFGDSNLNEKFVWRKKIERDVTQGVPLEMFSVKEEKRKQRERMAEIEKVKKRREERALEKAQHEEEMALLARERARAEFQDWEKKEEEFHFDQSKARSEIRLREGRIKPIDILSKHLDPSDDFDIEIDEPYLVFQGLTVKDMEELHEDIKMHLDLDRATPTHIQYWEALLVVCDWELAEARKKDALDRARVRGEQPPAELLAEERGLHSSIEADVKNLLQGKTYSELEVLQAEIESQMRSGTAKVVEYWEAILKRLHIYKAKACLKEIHAKMLRKHLEHLEQPSGSEENVEREDDTGRDHRSLTPQEVDTVHDGKDDQPLSPEPITYEEIEEAEEAGSYSPELLHGEEAEEAIDPEEDKAMLERKRVAVLEEQQRRVQEALASRPVQSTEDNFELKAMKAMGEMEEGDAVFGNNDEVNLDSQVYWWHDKYRPRKPKYFNRVHTGYEWNKYNQTHYDHDNPPPKIVQGYKFNIFYPDLVDKTKAPIYTIEKDGDSAETCIIRFHAGPPYEDIAFRMVNKEWEYSHKKGFKCTFERGILHVYINFKRHRYRR from the exons ATGGGGAGTGAACGGAGCCGCCACAGCCGCCGCCGGTCGCGTGACTCCGAAAGTTCAGACGACAGTGAATACGAGAGAGAGCGTGAccgaaagaaaaagaagaagaagatcactGAAGATGATATCGCCGAGTACTTGGCCAAGAAGGCTCAGAAAAAG GCTATGAAAGTTGCTAAGAAGTTGAAATCACAGTCTGTTTCTGGTTATGCTAACGAGTCTAATCCCTTTGGCGATTCCAATCTCAATGAGAA ATTTGTTTGGCGAAAGAAGATTGAGCGTGATGTTACTCAAGGTGTGCCACTGGAAATGTTTTCagtaaaagaagaaaagaggaAGCAGAGAGAAAGAATG GCAGAGATTGAAAAAGtgaagaagagaagagaagaaaggGCCCTTGAGAAAGCGCAACATGAGGAAGAAATG GCTTTACTGGCCAGAGAGCGTGCTCGGGCTGAGTTCCAAGACTgggaaaagaaagaagaagag TTTCATTTTGATCAAAGCAAAGCCAGGTCGGAGATTAGGCTGCGTGAAGGCCGTATCAAGCCTATTGATATTCTGTCCAAGCATCTTGATCCTTCAGATGATTTTGATATAGAAATAGATGAACCATACTTAGTTTTCCAG GGTTTGACGGTAAAAGATATGGAAGAACTTCATGAGGATATTAAAATGCACTTGGACTTGGACAGGGCAACACCAACTCATATACAATATTGGGAG GCACTTCTAGTGGTTTGTGATTGGGAACTAGCTGAGGCTCGGAAGAAAGACGCTTTGGATCGAGCTAGAGTGCGTGGGGAGCAACCACCTGCGGAGTTACTTGCTGAAGAAAGGGGTTTGCACTCAAGTATTGAAGCAGATGTAAAGAACCTTCTACAAGGAAAAACCTATAGTGAACTTGAAGTATTACAGGCTGAAATCGAGTCCCAGATGCGTTCTGGCACAGCCAAGGTGGTGGAGTATTGGGAAGCAATTCTTAAACGCCTCCACATATATAAAGCCAAG GCCTGTCTCAAAGAAATTCATGCCAAGATGTTACGCAAGCATTTGGAGCATCTTGAACAACCTTCAGGGAGCGAAGAAAATGTGGAGAGAGAAGATGACACGGGAAGGGATCACAGAAGCTTAACTCCACAAGAGGTGGATACTGTTCATGATGGAAAGG ATGACCAACCTCTATCTCCTGAGCCAATAACATATGAGGAGATTGAGGAGGCAGAAGAGGCAGGTTCGTATTCTCCAGAGCTATTGCATGGTGAAGAGGCTGAAGAAGCCATTGACCCTGAGGAGGACAAGGCTATGCTG GAAAGGAAACGTGTGGCTGTATTGGAAGAACAGCAGAGAAGGGTACAAGAAGCATTGGCCTCGAGACCAGTTCAGTCCACTGAGGATAACTTCGAGTTGAAGGCGATGAAGGCTATGGGAGAAATGGAGGAGGGCGATGCAGTTTTTGGAAACAATGATGAAGTAAATCTCGATTCACAG GTGTACTGGTGGCATGACAAATATCGTCCCAGAAAACCAAAGTATTTCAACCGTGTCCACACTGGATATGAGTGGAATAAATACAATCAAACTCATTATGACCACGACAATCCGCCCCCAAAGATTGTGCAGGGATATAAATTTAACATCTTTTATCCTGATCTTGTTGACAAAACAAAAGCTCCTATCTACACTATAGAGAAGGATGGAGATAGTGCAGAGACCTGCATTATTAGATTTCATGCTGGACCTCCATATGAAGATATT GCTTTCCGGATGGTAAACAAGGAATGGGAATACTCTCACAAAAAGGGTTTCAAGTGCACGTTTGAAAGAGGAATTCTACACGTATATATCAACTTCAAACGCCACCGTTACCGCCGGTGA
- the LOC108227858 gene encoding threonine dehydratase 1 biosynthetic, chloroplastic has protein sequence MEAICFLTPPHQSHLQLPKHLHFQTKHNSNATATFTNPKKHNSLKTIAKISAEPALAVAPPPQNLPPPPLLKASPSSLQYEAGMVGAVPDHMVTPGPLNAMEYLTNIFSSKVYDVAYETPLELASKLSSRLGVNFWLKREDLQPVFSFKLRGAYNMMAKLPEEQLEKGVICSSAGNHAQGVALAAQKLGCNAVIAMPVTTPEIKWKSVERLGATVVLVGDSYDEAQAYAKKRAKEEGRTFVAPFDDPDVITGQGTTGMEIVRQMKGPIHAIFVPVGGGGLIAGIAAFVKRVSPEVKIIGVEPSDANAMALSLHHGKRVILDEVGGFADGVAVKVVGEETFRLCRELLDGVVLVSRDAICASIKDMFEENRSILEPAGALSLAGAEAYCKYYNLKDANVVAIASGANMNFDRLRLVTELADVGRQREAVLATFLPEERGSFKRFAEKVGPMNITEFRYRFVSDKEEALVLYSVGVHTKSDLDAMVERMESSQLRTINLTNNDLVKDHLRHLMGARSDVQNELLCRFVFPERPGALMKFLDAFSPSWNITLFHYRGQGEAGANVLVGFQIPSSEMEEFKNHANRLGFSYMEETSNYAFQLLMR, from the exons ATGGAAGCCATATGTTTCTTGACGCCGCCTCACCAATCTCACCTTCAACTCCCCAAACACCTCCATTTCCAAACTAAGCACAATTCAAATGCCACCGCCACCTTCACAAACCCTAAAAAACACAATTCACTGAAAACAATTGCAAAGATCTCGGCGGAGCCGGCACTCGCCGTCGCGCCGCCGCCGCAGAACCTCCCACCTCCTCCATTGCTAAAAGCTTCGCCTTCATCTCTGCAATACGAGGCCGGTATGGTTGGTGCCGTGCCGGACCATATGGTCACACCTGGTCCTCTCAATGCTATGGAGTATTTGActaatattttttcttctaaGGTCTATGATGTTGCTTACGAAACGCCTTTAGAGCTTGCATCGAAGCTGTCGAGTAGATTAGGGGTTAATTTCTGGCTCAAGAGAGAAGATCTTCAGCCT GTTTTCTCGTTTAAACTTCGAGGGGCTTATAACATGATGGCTAAACTTCCAGAGGAACAATTGGAAAAAGGTGTAATCTGCTCATCAGCTGGAAACCATGCCCAAGGCGTTGCTTTGGCTGCCCAGAAGCTGGGTTGTAATGCTGTAATTGCTATGCCGGTCACCACTCCAGAAATTAAG TGGAAGTCAGTTGAGAGATTGGGTGCAACAGTTGTTCTTGTTGGAGACTCCTACGATGAAGCACAGGCATATGCAAAAAAGAGGGCGAAAGAAGAGGGACGCACATTTGTTGCTCCATTTGATGACCCAGATGTGATCACTGGCCAAGGAACTACTGGTATGGAGATTGTGCGTCAAATGAAAGGTCCAATACATGCTATATTTGTGCCGGTAGGGGGTGGTGGGTTGATTGCTGGTATAGCAGCCTTCGTAAAAAGGGTTTCGCCAGAG GTCAAAATAATTGGAGTTGAGCCATCTGATGCAAATGCAATGGCCTTGTCATTACACCATGGCAAGAGAGTAATACTGGATGAAGTGGGAGGTTTTGCAGATGGTGTTGCTGTTAAGGTGGTCGGTGAAGAGACTTTCCGCCTTTGCAGGGAACTGCTAGATGGGGTGGTTCTTGTTAGCCGTGATGCTATCTGTGCATCGATAAAG GACATGTTTGAGGAGAACAGGAGCATTCTGGAACCAGCTGGGGCTCTTTCCCTTGCTGGAGCTGAAGCATACTGCAAATATTATAACCTTAAGGATGCTAATGTAGTTGCTATTGCCAGTGGGGCAAATATGAACTTTGATAGGTTAAGATTGGTAACTGAACTTGCTGATGTTGGTCGACAAAGAGAGGCTGTTCTTGCAACTTTTTTGCCAGAGGAGCGTGGAAGTTTTAAAAGATTTGCTGAAAAA GTTGGACCCATGAATATTACCGAGTTCAGATACAGATTTGTTTCAGATAAGGAAGAAGCCCTAGTATTATACAG TGTTGGTGTACACACAAAATCAGATCTTGATGCTATGGTGGAGAGAATGGAATCATCTCAACTTCGAACTATTAATTTAACAAACAATGACCTGGTCAAAGATCATTTGCGTCATTTG ATGGGGGCCCGGTCAGATGTTCAGAATGAGCTTCTTTGTAGATTTGTTTTTCCTGAGAGACCTGGAGCCTTAATGAAGTTTCTAGATGCATTCAGTCCAAGTTGGAATATTACATTGTTCCATTACCGTGGGCAG GGAGAAGCAGGTGCCAATGTTCTAGTTGGATTCCAAATTCCATCCTCTGAAATGGAGGAGTTCAAGAATCATGCGAATAGACTTGGATTCAGTTATATGGAAGAAACAAGTAACTATGCATTCCAACTTCTTATGCGATGA
- the LOC108225375 gene encoding uncharacterized protein LOC108225375, protein MSFSMSSTSIGLLKIGLFPGVKVLHSKCAAPVSRSSRRLFKVRAAQNNGGPRRLVDIIRIVPEISSNYFKKPSRRALFGGISLLGGFYVAQTISLSFGALGVNDVIAAVVCVLLTEYVTRFYYSRPKVTFPVALLNNFKMGFTYGLFIDAFKLAS, encoded by the coding sequence ATGTCATTTTCTATGAGTTCGACTTCCATAGGACTCCTCAAAATCGGTTTATTTCCAGGAGTGAAGGTTTTGCATAGTAAATGTGCAGCCCCCGTTTCAAGATCCTCGCGTAGATTATTTAAAGTCCGTGCAGCGCAAAACAATGGAGGACCTAGACGACTGGTTGATATAATTCGAATTGTGCCAGAGATCTCAAGTAACTACTTCAAGAAACCTTCTCGCAGGGCACTTTTTGGAGGTATATCCTTGTTAGGTGGATTTTATGTGGCTCAGACCATTTCCCTCTCTTTTGGAGCTTTAGGTGTCAATGATGTTATTGCTGCGGTGGTGTGTGTTCTTCTTACAGAGTATGTCACTAGATTCTATTACAGCCGGCCAAAGGTGACTTTCCCGGTAGCTCTCCTGAACAATTTCAAGATGGGTTTTACCTATGGTCTTTTTATTGATGCTTTTAAGCTTGCCAGCTGA